A genome region from Cognatishimia activa includes the following:
- the queG gene encoding tRNA epoxyqueuosine(34) reductase QueG yields the protein MKARVLAEAEAVGFDLCRITRPDAVPWVPEGLRGFLEAGHHGQMGWLADRVHWRENPAALWPEARSVIVLGESYTPEVDPLAVHGMADRAAISVYAQNKDYHDLVKKRLKRLARWLIAEVGCETEVKVFVDTAPVPEKALGQASGLGWQGKHTNLVSRDLGSWFFIGSVFTTVELEPDPPEIDHCGSCRACLDACPTDAFPAPNQIDARRCISYLTIEHHGPVDEELRPLLGNRIYGCDDCLAACPWNKFAIEAREIRYHARDDLIAPKLAELAALDDAGFRAKFSGSPIKRIGRNRFVRNVLYAMGNSGITDYIPQIEGLSQDPDATVADAAQWALARLRDVANGVDRG from the coding sequence CTGAAAGCACGAGTATTGGCCGAAGCTGAGGCGGTGGGATTTGACCTATGCCGTATCACGCGGCCTGATGCTGTGCCTTGGGTGCCGGAAGGCCTGCGTGGATTTTTGGAGGCTGGGCATCACGGTCAGATGGGCTGGCTCGCGGATCGGGTGCATTGGCGCGAGAACCCTGCAGCTCTGTGGCCTGAGGCGCGCTCTGTGATTGTATTGGGCGAAAGCTATACGCCCGAGGTCGATCCGCTGGCGGTGCATGGGATGGCAGATCGTGCGGCGATTTCGGTTTATGCACAGAACAAGGACTATCATGATCTGGTCAAGAAGCGGCTGAAGCGACTGGCGCGTTGGTTGATTGCCGAGGTGGGATGCGAGACCGAGGTAAAAGTCTTTGTCGATACAGCACCTGTGCCTGAGAAAGCTTTGGGACAGGCGTCAGGGCTTGGGTGGCAGGGCAAACACACGAATCTGGTGAGCCGCGATTTGGGCAGTTGGTTCTTTATCGGATCGGTCTTTACCACGGTTGAATTAGAGCCTGATCCACCTGAAATCGATCATTGTGGATCCTGCCGCGCCTGTCTGGATGCCTGCCCGACGGATGCCTTTCCGGCGCCAAATCAGATCGACGCGCGACGGTGCATTTCTTATCTGACCATTGAACATCACGGGCCGGTGGATGAAGAGTTACGCCCCCTGTTGGGCAATCGCATTTACGGCTGCGACGATTGTCTGGCGGCCTGTCCGTGGAACAAATTCGCCATTGAAGCGCGTGAGATCCGATATCACGCGCGGGACGATCTGATCGCGCCCAAGCTGGCCGAATTGGCCGCGCTGGACGACGCCGGATTCCGCGCGAAGTTTTCGGGCAGTCCGATCAAACGCATCGGGCGCAACCGTTTTGTGCGCAATGTGCTTTATGCGATGGGGAACTCGGGGATCACCGACTATATCCCCCAGATCGAAGGACTCAGCCAAGACCCTGACGCCACGGTCGCAGATGCCGCGCAATGGGCCTTGGCGCGACTGCGGGATGTCGCGAATGGGGTTGATCGGGGGTAA